A genomic region of Noviherbaspirillum sp. L7-7A contains the following coding sequences:
- a CDS encoding cupin domain-containing protein has product MKKMTLLGDITPAQFLRDYWHKKPLLIRQALPGFQPLLPRDDLFALAARDDVESRLIIRDGGKWNLQSGPQASLPDPARKDWTLLVQGVNLHDDAADALLRQFRFIPDVRLDDLMISYASDNGGVGPHFDSYDVFLLQAHGQRRWRISAQKDLSLVEGMPLKILANFEAEEEFLLEPGDMLYLPPHYAHDGTAVGECMTYSIGFRAPAYQELGEAFLQFMADSIDLPGRYADPDLSPAKNPAEIGKPMLDAVAAELAKVRFTEDDIAIFLGEYMSEPKPAVYFDTPSPLLQPAKFRQRVLRKGVKLSRKTSMLYAGKHLFINGESFAIGRADRKALLLLANERSLSGEEVAASSDDVQEALYTWYEDGWLLPG; this is encoded by the coding sequence ATGAAAAAAATGACCCTGTTAGGCGACATTACGCCGGCCCAGTTCTTGCGCGATTACTGGCACAAGAAACCTCTTTTGATCCGACAAGCGCTGCCGGGTTTCCAGCCTTTGCTGCCACGGGACGATTTGTTTGCGCTGGCCGCGCGGGATGACGTCGAGTCCCGCCTGATCATCCGCGATGGCGGCAAGTGGAATCTGCAGTCCGGGCCACAGGCCAGCCTGCCCGATCCGGCCCGGAAGGACTGGACGCTCCTGGTGCAGGGCGTGAATCTGCATGACGATGCAGCCGATGCCCTGCTGCGGCAGTTCCGCTTCATTCCCGATGTCCGGCTGGACGATCTGATGATCAGCTATGCCAGCGATAATGGCGGCGTCGGGCCGCATTTCGACTCCTACGATGTGTTCCTGCTGCAGGCGCATGGCCAGCGCCGCTGGCGCATCAGCGCCCAGAAAGACCTGTCGCTGGTGGAAGGCATGCCGTTGAAGATCCTGGCCAATTTCGAGGCGGAGGAGGAATTCCTGCTGGAGCCGGGCGACATGCTGTACCTGCCGCCGCATTATGCGCACGACGGCACGGCAGTCGGCGAATGCATGACCTATTCAATCGGCTTTCGCGCACCGGCCTATCAGGAACTGGGAGAAGCCTTCCTGCAGTTCATGGCCGATAGCATCGACTTGCCCGGCCGCTATGCCGATCCGGACCTGTCGCCCGCGAAAAACCCGGCGGAGATCGGCAAGCCCATGCTCGACGCCGTTGCCGCGGAACTGGCCAAGGTGCGCTTTACCGAGGACGATATCGCCATCTTCCTGGGCGAATACATGTCCGAGCCCAAGCCGGCCGTCTACTTCGACACCCCCAGTCCCCTGCTCCAACCGGCCAAGTTCCGCCAGCGCGTGCTGAGGAAAGGCGTGAAGTTGTCGCGCAAGACCAGCATGCTGTATGCCGGCAAGCATCTGTTCATCAACGGCGAATCGTTCGCCATCGGCCGGGCTGACCGCAAGGCGCTGCTCCTGCTTGCCAATGAGCGTTCGCTGAGCGGTGAAGAAGTGGCGGCAAGTTCCGATGATGTGCAGGAAGCCTTGTATACATGGTACGAGGACGGATGGCTGCTGCCGGGGTGA
- a CDS encoding peptidylprolyl isomerase — MKIAKNTVVTVHYKLSDAQGNLIEESSEPMVYLHGDYENTLPAIEAALDGKEQGYQGQIQVEPEDAFGEYDAELVKVEPRNRFPEDTQVGMQFEGMPDSGSEDEAMIFTVTDIADDKVVLDGNHPLAGMALRFELNVTEVRTATDEEIAHGHVHGAHGHGHHDDDDDEGDSYRTIQVH, encoded by the coding sequence ATGAAGATTGCCAAGAACACCGTAGTGACAGTCCACTACAAATTATCGGATGCCCAAGGCAATCTGATCGAGGAAAGCAGCGAGCCCATGGTGTACCTGCATGGCGACTACGAAAACACGCTGCCGGCAATCGAAGCGGCACTGGACGGCAAGGAGCAGGGCTATCAGGGCCAGATCCAGGTCGAGCCGGAAGACGCATTTGGCGAATACGACGCCGAGCTGGTGAAGGTCGAACCGCGCAACCGCTTCCCTGAAGACACCCAGGTCGGCATGCAGTTTGAAGGCATGCCCGACTCCGGCAGCGAGGACGAAGCCATGATCTTCACCGTGACCGATATTGCCGACGACAAGGTCGTACTTGATGGCAATCATCCGCTGGCAGGCATGGCATTGCGTTTCGAACTCAATGTGACTGAAGTACGCACCGCAACGGACGAAGAAATCGCCCATGGGCATGTGCATGGCGCCCATGGCCACGGTCATCATGACGACGATGATGACGAAGGCGATTCCTACCGTACGATCCAGGTCCACTAA
- the mutS gene encoding DNA mismatch repair protein MutS, translated as MEKQTPMMQQYLRIKAAYPHILLFYRMGDFYELFFDDAEKAARLLGITLTQRGTSNGAPIRMAGVPFHSVDQYLARLVRAGESVAICEQIGDPATSKGPVERKVVRIITPGTLTDADLLPEKAERPLLALCRHAQRKTMSIGLAWLSMASGALRLLEFSGEPGFVQARLRHELERIAPAEILLGDDCDADAEWAAHATTVPGWHYDVPAGEKALLAQLSSATLSGYGADGLHSALGAAGALLRYAQSTQSQSLQHVRSLTVEKENEFIGLDAATRRNLELSESLRSQDPGPTLFSLLDHCRTTMGSRMLRHWLHHPLRERLTAQRRHAAINALLRADSCSSLSDSLCDVPDIERITTRIALLSARPRDLAGLARGLQQLPAIRGCIDACLRDAEASLLVSLGNRLATPHACLDLLTRAIMPEPAAMVRDGGVIAAGFDAELDELRGLSQNAGQFLLDLETRERARTGIANLRVEYNKVHGFYIEVTHGQTDKVPEDYRRRQTLKNAERYITPELKAFEDKALSAQERALSREKHLYEQLLRDLAEHIDTLQSVARAIAETDVLMSLASHALRHGWCAPMLVDEPMLAIEQGRHPVVENTIERFIANDCALGDDKRLLLITGPNMGGKSTYMRQVALIALLAYVGSFVPAASATIGPIDRIYTRIGAADDLAGGRSTFMVEMTESAAILNGATAQSLVLMDEVGRGTSTFDGLALAWAIARHLIETTRSFTLFATHYFELTQLPEAYPSAANVHLSAVEHKDSIVFLHAVQPGPASQSYGLQVAQLAGVPPAVIRAARRHLAELEAHSMQPSPQFDLFSAAAPAEPVDDVPPAPGALAQALAELDPDAMAPREALDALYRLKALLRQDGE; from the coding sequence ATGGAAAAACAGACGCCCATGATGCAGCAGTACCTGCGCATCAAGGCTGCCTATCCGCACATCCTGCTGTTCTACCGCATGGGTGATTTCTATGAACTGTTCTTCGACGATGCCGAGAAAGCGGCGCGGCTGCTGGGCATCACACTGACGCAGCGCGGCACCTCCAACGGCGCGCCGATCAGGATGGCCGGCGTGCCCTTCCATTCGGTTGACCAGTACCTGGCGCGCCTGGTGCGGGCCGGCGAGTCGGTCGCCATCTGCGAACAGATCGGCGACCCCGCCACCAGCAAGGGCCCGGTGGAACGCAAGGTGGTACGCATCATCACGCCCGGCACCCTGACCGATGCCGACCTGCTGCCCGAAAAGGCCGAGCGCCCGCTGCTGGCGCTGTGCCGCCATGCACAGCGCAAGACCATGTCCATTGGCCTGGCCTGGCTGTCCATGGCCAGCGGCGCGCTGCGCCTGCTGGAATTCTCCGGCGAACCCGGTTTCGTGCAGGCCAGATTGCGGCATGAACTGGAACGCATCGCGCCGGCCGAAATCCTGCTCGGCGACGACTGCGATGCCGACGCCGAATGGGCCGCGCATGCAACCACGGTGCCGGGCTGGCATTACGATGTGCCGGCCGGCGAAAAGGCCCTGCTGGCGCAATTATCCTCGGCCACGCTTTCCGGCTACGGCGCCGACGGCCTGCATTCCGCGCTCGGCGCGGCCGGCGCGCTGCTGCGCTATGCACAGTCGACGCAAAGCCAGAGCCTGCAGCATGTGCGCTCGCTGACGGTGGAAAAGGAAAACGAATTCATCGGCCTGGACGCCGCAACCCGGCGCAACCTGGAACTGTCGGAGTCGTTGCGCAGCCAGGACCCCGGCCCTACCCTGTTCTCGCTGCTCGACCACTGCCGCACCACCATGGGTTCGCGCATGCTGCGCCACTGGCTGCATCATCCGCTGCGCGAGCGCCTGACGGCACAGCGGCGCCATGCCGCGATCAATGCGCTGCTGCGCGCCGACAGTTGCAGCAGCCTGTCGGACAGCCTGTGCGATGTGCCCGATATCGAGCGCATCACCACCCGCATCGCGCTGCTGTCTGCGCGGCCGCGCGACCTGGCTGGTCTCGCACGCGGCCTGCAGCAGCTGCCCGCCATCCGCGGCTGTATCGATGCCTGCCTGCGCGACGCGGAAGCATCGCTGCTGGTCAGTCTGGGCAACCGGCTGGCCACGCCGCATGCCTGCCTGGACCTGCTGACGCGCGCCATCATGCCGGAGCCGGCCGCCATGGTGCGCGATGGCGGCGTGATCGCGGCCGGCTTCGACGCCGAGCTCGACGAACTGCGCGGCCTGTCGCAGAATGCCGGCCAGTTCCTGCTCGACCTCGAAACCCGGGAACGGGCACGCACCGGCATCGCCAACCTGCGGGTCGAATACAACAAGGTGCATGGCTTCTATATCGAAGTCACCCATGGCCAGACCGACAAGGTGCCCGAGGACTACCGGCGCCGCCAGACCCTGAAGAATGCCGAGCGCTACATCACGCCCGAACTGAAGGCGTTCGAGGACAAGGCGCTGTCGGCGCAGGAGCGCGCGCTGTCGCGGGAGAAGCATCTGTATGAACAGCTGCTGCGCGACCTGGCCGAGCATATCGACACCTTGCAGTCGGTGGCGCGCGCCATCGCCGAGACCGATGTGCTGATGTCCCTGGCCAGCCATGCGCTGCGCCATGGCTGGTGCGCGCCGATGCTGGTCGACGAGCCCATGCTGGCCATCGAGCAGGGCCGCCATCCGGTGGTGGAAAACACGATCGAGCGCTTCATCGCCAATGACTGCGCGCTTGGCGACGACAAGCGCCTGCTGCTCATCACCGGCCCCAACATGGGCGGCAAGTCGACCTACATGCGGCAGGTGGCGCTGATCGCGCTGCTGGCCTATGTCGGCAGCTTCGTTCCCGCGGCCAGCGCCACCATCGGGCCGATCGACCGCATCTATACCCGCATCGGCGCGGCAGATGACCTGGCTGGCGGACGCTCCACCTTCATGGTCGAGATGACGGAGTCGGCGGCCATCCTGAACGGCGCAACCGCGCAGTCGCTGGTGCTGATGGATGAAGTGGGCCGCGGCACCTCCACCTTCGACGGCCTGGCGCTGGCCTGGGCGATTGCCCGCCACCTGATTGAAACCACGCGCAGCTTTACCCTGTTCGCCACCCATTACTTCGAACTGACGCAACTGCCGGAGGCTTATCCGTCCGCGGCGAATGTCCATCTGTCGGCGGTTGAGCACAAGGACAGCATCGTCTTCCTGCACGCGGTGCAGCCGGGCCCGGCCTCACAGAGCTATGGACTGCAGGTCGCCCAGCTGGCCGGCGTGCCGCCGGCGGTGATCCGCGCCGCGCGCCGCCATCTGGCCGAACTGGAAGCGCATTCCATGCAGCCGTCGCCACAGTTCGACCTGTTCTCGGCCGCCGCGCCGGCCGAGCCGGTAGACGACGTGCCGCCCGCGCCAGGCGCGCTGGCGCAGGCACTGGCCGAACTCGATCCGGACGCCATGGCGCCGCGCGAGGCGCTGGACGCCCTGTACCGCCTTAAAGCGCTGTTGCGGCAAGACGGCGAATGA
- a CDS encoding EAL domain-containing protein, whose protein sequence is MRHDLTSEFREYFIYHRDNRSAAAFVGPPLRDRTTGAWVVTLSRRINSPSGQFAGVAVASISLAYLQRFHERFDIGKDGALILMLADGKVLTRRPVVENLIGKNISDRPLYRDYLARSSEGNALLTAQQDGIERIYGYVQLTDFPLIAVAALGKEEVLGPWRSDTFFTTIAVTGLVLLLQFLGFGLVRQIRLQARTESALVSSEFRWKNALESTGDIVWDLEHRSGSVKLSKEWSLLMGYPPNSPGRNIDKFRDLLHPDDRQAALEKFERYLRGETTEFVNTQRVQTRDGQWKWLLTRGMVVARDANGRPLRTLGTHTDISEQKAQEEKLRTARDALEARVDQRTRELRHNNALLLNEITERKRAEQALQESELRWKFALEGAGDGIWDWDIPGRLLHTSRRWRAMLGYGDEEASESVETWREHIHPDDVERVSRMALDAARGRIPAYHAELRRRGRNGAWTWVLDRGTVVSRDAQGKPLRMIGTTIDITERKEAALELSRTNRALKMLGRCNEALLRSSDEATLLQQVCNVIREVGGYRMAWVGQAEQDARRSVVPVAHAGDDRDRAYLKQLKMTWSEQHPGGRGPVGKAIRSAQPSISGDLLHDPDYANDPVFAAWLEWVEQRGYRSVLCLPLRDKDRAFGVLAMYSEAVEQATAEETRLLQELADNLAYGMVTLRAEEERRRMQAAVLKIAAGVSSSTGTQFFQQLCHNITDALHAQAALAIRLHPDRPGEAATVAAIVQGELIANCSFAIAGSPCDTLLQQGAAAGGMRLEGRFPAGSALEQLNGQPCMGALLENGAGKPIGMLLVLSGQAPPASDFGISTLRIFASRAAMEMEREEAARRIGAQASLLDKAQDAIIVRDLQHGIHFWNDGAARLYGWRADEAVGRSIASLLYSDQQQFNAATEQVIRNGEWRGEIVQRRKDGSSITVEGHWTLVRDDAGQPKSILAINTDVTERNAAQEKIQRLAYYDPLTRLPNRVLLRERLQALLSTHDFRQGLAALFFIDLDNFKTLNDSVGHDQGDLLLQQVAQRLSGCVDAESTVARLGGDEFVILLPGLAADEPGAESQAVEAAKRMIEALNAPYRLATLMHHSTVSIGITLIRQQSDTVTELLKHADLAMYRAKNAGKNTLRLFTPDMQQAVTARAALEADLRQALAQNEFILHYQPQVDAASQVTGAEALVRWRSPARGLVSPALFIPLAEESGLILELGRMVLEAACATLARWAEMPAMAHLSVAVNVSARQFLHPDFVSQAMDALMHSGANPHRLKLELTESVIIEEVDTVIDRMRLLKSHGVMFSLDDFGTGYSSLAYLKQLPLDQLKIDQSFVRDVLDDPNDAAIVRSIIALGQSLGLTLIAEGVETAPQRDFLAAHGCPACQGYLFSKPLPLPEFESYCATQGVPAPHFA, encoded by the coding sequence ATGCGTCACGACCTGACCAGCGAATTTCGCGAATATTTCATCTATCACCGTGACAATCGCAGTGCCGCCGCTTTCGTGGGGCCACCGCTGAGGGACCGCACCACTGGCGCCTGGGTCGTCACCCTGTCGCGCCGGATAAACAGCCCGTCAGGGCAGTTTGCCGGCGTTGCCGTCGCTTCGATCAGCCTGGCCTACCTTCAGCGATTCCACGAGCGCTTCGATATCGGCAAGGATGGCGCCCTCATTCTGATGCTGGCGGATGGCAAGGTACTGACGCGCCGTCCAGTGGTGGAAAACCTGATCGGCAAGAATATTTCCGACCGCCCCCTGTACCGCGATTACCTTGCCAGAAGCAGCGAAGGCAATGCCCTGCTAACAGCACAGCAGGATGGCATCGAGCGCATCTATGGCTATGTGCAGCTCACGGACTTCCCGCTGATCGCCGTGGCGGCGCTGGGCAAGGAAGAGGTGCTCGGACCCTGGCGCTCGGACACCTTCTTCACTACCATTGCAGTGACCGGACTGGTCCTGCTGCTTCAATTTCTCGGATTTGGCCTGGTGCGCCAGATCCGCCTGCAGGCAAGGACTGAATCGGCCCTGGTGTCCAGCGAATTCCGATGGAAGAACGCACTGGAGAGTACCGGCGATATCGTCTGGGACCTTGAACACCGGAGCGGCTCGGTCAAGTTGTCCAAGGAATGGTCCCTGTTGATGGGCTATCCACCCAACAGCCCGGGGCGAAACATCGACAAATTCAGGGATTTGCTGCATCCCGATGACAGGCAGGCTGCCCTTGAAAAGTTTGAACGGTATCTGCGTGGCGAAACCACGGAGTTCGTCAACACCCAGCGGGTTCAGACCCGTGACGGTCAATGGAAGTGGCTGCTGACACGCGGCATGGTGGTAGCGCGGGATGCCAATGGCAGGCCCCTGCGCACCCTGGGCACCCATACCGACATCAGCGAACAGAAGGCGCAGGAGGAAAAGCTGCGCACCGCCCGTGATGCGCTGGAAGCACGGGTGGACCAGCGCACCAGGGAGCTGCGCCATAACAATGCCCTGCTGTTGAACGAGATCACGGAACGCAAGCGTGCCGAGCAAGCCCTGCAGGAAAGCGAGCTGCGCTGGAAATTCGCGCTCGAAGGCGCGGGCGACGGCATATGGGACTGGGACATTCCAGGCCGGCTGCTGCACACATCGCGCCGCTGGCGCGCCATGCTGGGCTACGGCGACGAAGAAGCAAGCGAATCCGTCGAGACATGGCGCGAGCATATCCATCCGGACGATGTCGAGCGGGTCAGCCGCATGGCGCTGGATGCGGCCAGGGGCCGCATTCCGGCTTATCACGCAGAACTGCGGCGGCGTGGCAGGAACGGCGCCTGGACCTGGGTGCTTGACCGCGGCACTGTCGTCAGCCGCGATGCGCAGGGCAAGCCGCTGCGCATGATAGGCACCACGATTGACATCACTGAACGCAAGGAAGCGGCGCTGGAACTGAGCCGCACCAATCGCGCGCTGAAGATGCTGGGCCGCTGCAACGAGGCGCTGCTGCGCTCGTCCGACGAAGCCACGCTGCTGCAGCAGGTGTGCAATGTCATCCGTGAGGTGGGCGGCTACCGGATGGCATGGGTAGGCCAGGCCGAACAGGACGCCAGGCGCAGCGTCGTGCCGGTGGCGCATGCCGGCGACGACCGCGACAGGGCCTACCTGAAACAGCTGAAAATGACCTGGTCGGAGCAGCATCCGGGAGGCCGCGGCCCGGTTGGGAAGGCTATCCGCAGTGCCCAGCCTTCCATCTCCGGCGACCTTTTGCATGATCCTGACTATGCCAACGACCCGGTGTTCGCGGCCTGGCTGGAATGGGTGGAGCAACGCGGCTACCGCTCGGTGTTGTGCCTGCCGCTGCGCGACAAGGACCGCGCCTTTGGCGTGCTCGCAATGTATTCCGAAGCCGTTGAGCAGGCCACCGCCGAAGAGACACGCCTGCTGCAGGAACTGGCCGACAACCTTGCCTACGGCATGGTCACGCTGCGCGCCGAGGAAGAGCGGCGGCGCATGCAGGCGGCGGTGCTGAAGATCGCGGCCGGGGTCTCGTCCAGCACGGGCACGCAATTTTTCCAGCAGCTCTGCCACAACATCACCGATGCGCTGCATGCGCAGGCCGCGCTGGCAATACGGCTGCATCCCGACCGGCCCGGCGAGGCGGCGACGGTAGCGGCAATCGTGCAGGGCGAACTGATCGCCAATTGCAGCTTTGCGATCGCGGGATCGCCATGCGACACCCTGCTGCAGCAAGGCGCCGCGGCTGGCGGCATGCGGCTCGAAGGCCGCTTTCCTGCCGGCTCGGCACTCGAACAGCTCAATGGCCAGCCCTGCATGGGCGCATTGCTGGAGAACGGTGCCGGCAAGCCGATCGGCATGCTGCTGGTCCTGAGCGGACAGGCGCCGCCCGCCTCCGACTTTGGCATCTCCACACTGCGCATCTTCGCCTCCCGCGCCGCCATGGAAATGGAACGCGAGGAAGCGGCCCGGCGCATCGGCGCCCAAGCTTCCCTGCTGGACAAGGCGCAGGATGCCATCATCGTGCGCGACCTCCAGCACGGCATTCATTTCTGGAACGACGGCGCGGCCCGGCTCTATGGCTGGCGCGCCGATGAAGCAGTCGGCAGGTCGATTGCCAGCCTGCTCTACAGCGACCAGCAGCAGTTCAATGCCGCCACCGAGCAGGTGATCCGCAATGGCGAATGGCGTGGCGAGATCGTGCAGCGGCGCAAGGACGGCAGCAGCATCACCGTCGAAGGACACTGGACCCTGGTGCGGGACGACGCCGGCCAGCCCAAGTCCATCCTGGCCATCAACACCGATGTCACCGAGCGCAATGCGGCGCAGGAAAAGATACAGCGGCTCGCTTACTACGACCCGCTGACCCGGCTGCCCAACCGGGTGCTGCTGCGGGAGCGTCTGCAGGCGCTGCTCTCCACCCACGACTTCCGGCAGGGCCTGGCTGCGCTGTTCTTCATCGACCTCGACAATTTCAAGACCCTGAACGATTCGGTCGGCCACGACCAGGGCGATCTTTTGCTGCAACAGGTAGCGCAGCGGCTGTCGGGCTGCGTGGATGCCGAATCGACCGTTGCCAGGCTGGGCGGCGACGAGTTCGTGATCCTGCTGCCTGGCCTGGCGGCGGACGAGCCGGGCGCGGAGAGCCAGGCAGTCGAGGCGGCAAAACGGATGATCGAGGCGCTCAACGCGCCCTATCGCCTGGCCACGCTGATGCACCACAGCACCGTCAGCATAGGCATTACCCTGATCAGGCAGCAGAGCGATACCGTGACCGAATTGCTCAAGCACGCTGACCTGGCCATGTATCGCGCCAAGAACGCGGGCAAGAACACCCTGCGCCTGTTCACGCCCGACATGCAGCAGGCAGTGACGGCGCGCGCTGCGCTCGAAGCCGATCTGCGACAGGCGCTGGCGCAAAACGAGTTCATCCTGCATTACCAGCCGCAGGTCGATGCCGCATCCCAGGTGACGGGCGCGGAAGCGCTGGTGCGCTGGCGCAGCCCGGCGCGCGGCCTGGTCAGCCCGGCGCTGTTCATTCCGCTGGCCGAGGAATCCGGCCTGATTCTTGAGCTTGGCCGCATGGTGCTGGAAGCTGCCTGCGCGACCCTGGCGCGCTGGGCGGAGATGCCGGCGATGGCCCACCTGTCCGTGGCGGTCAACGTCAGCGCGCGCCAGTTCCTTCATCCCGATTTCGTGTCGCAGGCGATGGACGCGCTCATGCATAGCGGGGCCAATCCCCACCGCCTGAAATTGGAACTGACGGAGAGCGTGATCATCGAGGAAGTCGATACGGTGATTGACAGAATGCGCCTGCTGAAGTCGCACGGCGTCATGTTCTCGCTCGACGATTTCGGCACCGGCTACTCCTCGCTGGCCTACCTGAAGCAACTGCCGCTGGATCAGCTCAAGATCGACCAGTCGTTCGTGCGGGATGTACTGGACGATCCGAATGACGCAGCGATCGTGCGGTCCATCATCGCGCTTGGCCAGAGCCTGGGCCTGACGCTGATTGCCGAAGGCGTGGAAACGGCGCCGCAACGCGACTTCCTCGCCGCGCACGGCTGTCCGGCCTGCCAGGGATATCTCTTCAGCAAGCCGCTGCCGCTTCCGGAATTCGAATCGTATTGCGCTACCCAGGGCGTGCCCGCGCCGCACTTTGCCTGA
- a CDS encoding response regulator, with translation MNAESNMTEGVCTTQQAATLLGMSVTSVQHLVESGEIEAWKTRGGHRRIPISAVHAYKATIGKTPTQVDDRFTVLIVEDNPVQRGIYEAQLAAWKMPIDVRMCENGYKALIDIAGVRPDILLLDIVMRGIDGYEVMQTVMSYSELSDINIAVLTSLSLEELEARGGLPKGVTYFPKPIVYEELKGYIRACHAQKAKRAPMRSSV, from the coding sequence ATGAATGCGGAGTCCAATATGACTGAAGGTGTATGCACTACCCAACAAGCAGCGACCTTGCTCGGCATGTCGGTTACTTCCGTGCAGCATCTGGTCGAGTCAGGGGAAATTGAAGCCTGGAAGACACGCGGTGGCCATCGCCGGATTCCAATCTCCGCCGTACATGCCTACAAGGCCACCATCGGCAAGACACCAACCCAGGTTGACGATCGTTTTACCGTACTGATTGTTGAGGACAACCCAGTGCAACGTGGCATCTATGAAGCGCAGCTTGCCGCATGGAAGATGCCAATCGATGTCAGGATGTGCGAAAACGGTTACAAGGCACTGATCGATATCGCCGGGGTGCGTCCAGACATCCTGCTACTGGACATCGTCATGCGGGGTATCGACGGCTACGAGGTCATGCAAACCGTGATGTCCTACTCGGAACTGTCGGACATCAATATCGCGGTACTGACCAGCCTGAGCCTGGAAGAACTGGAAGCACGAGGCGGCTTGCCCAAGGGCGTCACCTACTTTCCCAAACCCATCGTCTATGAGGAATTGAAAGGCTACATTCGGGCCTGCCATGCGCAGAAGGCCAAGCGCGCGCCTATGCGTTCTTCTGTCTAG